The following proteins are encoded in a genomic region of Hippopotamus amphibius kiboko isolate mHipAmp2 chromosome 8, mHipAmp2.hap2, whole genome shotgun sequence:
- the CFAP210 gene encoding cilia- and flagella- associated protein 210 isoform X1: MLVRFGRRCGRAKESTEIKNCEEDQVLYPPLLPSKVDLRQVTIIPHNEWERIRDSLDSLTREAAHLRAERKAKKEMHFRSQEVVKHWTNTYAGMKEQKLEAKKKRDEEIEAERQILDVEEATHKQGERKKAIEYAKQYQFYQTERVKNFHSGLLLSRVMKERDAQIEFQKSKIKSDKKWEEQMKLNVEKAVKEEQEKAEKQRRDRVALAKDHLKQIKEHEEEKERRRREEEKDAEEIKRQNSLYEIEMKKKQEKKKEEINESRTLFFEHLNDKNIIKAVERQQQEEEDEKIRKFIKAKKCLIQMGKEKEAETHRLMEERRERINNFLSKLMKEKFDNEDLIIARDIAEAEAEWEKREREKNEKNKAELKAIAEHRALVMKNKEEEERQRKTAAKEQLLAILKADQIFWEHEKEKKWKADKERRDVQDALIQQMAKNKFNALQAKQAELEYCRVTEALVAEKEKEFQDYGREVIESESESTSKYIYPLVKAVQEGSGGGRGPVFVDRGGLRPSYQANDITGVQLPFYSSQGSKYNNFQKSKGRLGFTW, from the exons ATGCTGGTGCGGTTCGGAAGGCGCTGTGGACGGGCAAAGGAAAGCACGG aaataaagaaCTGCGAAGAAGATCAAGTTCTCTATCCACCTCTTCTGCCTAGCAAAGTAGATCTCCGGCAGGTCACCATAATTCCACACAATGAGTGGGAAAGGATTCGAGATAGTCTTGACAGTTTGACAAGAGAAGCAGCACATCTTCGTgcagaaagaaaggcaaagaaagaaatgcattTCCGATCCCAAGAAGTGGTAAAACATTGGACTAATACATATGCA gggatgaaagaacagaaacttgaagccaaaaagaaacgtgatgaagaaatagaggcagaaagacaaattctTGATGTGGAAGAAGCAACACACAaacaaggagaaaggaaaaaggccaTTGAATATGCAAAGCAATATCAATTTTACCAGACAGAAAGAGTGAAAAACTTTCAT TCAGGACTTCTTCTTAGTAGAGTTATGAAAGAACGTGATGCACAGATTGAATtccaaaagagtaaaataaaatctgataaaAAATGGGAGGAACAAATGAAACTCAACGTTGAAAAAGCTGTTAAAGAAGagcaagaaaaagcagaaaaacaacgCAGAGATAGAGTGGCTCTTGCCAAAGATCATTTAAAACA aataaaggaacatgaagaggaaaaagaaagaaggagaagagaggaggaaaaggatgcTGAGGAAATAAAGCGACAGAATTCAttatatgaaatagaaatgaaaaaaaaacaagaaaagaaaaaagaagagatcaATGAAAGCAGGACACTGTTTTTT gaaCATTTGAATGATAAAAATATCATCAAAGCTGTAGAACGGCAGcaacaagaggaagaagatgaaaagattAGGAAATTTATCAAAGCAAAAAAGTGTCTTATacaaatggggaaagaaaaagaagctgaaaCACACAG GCTAATGGAGGAACggagagaaagaataaataacttCCTGAGTAAactaatgaaagagaaatttgacAATGAAGATTTGATTATTGCTAGAGATATTGCAGAAGCTGAGgctgaatgggaaaaaagagaaagagaaaagaatgaaaaaaacaaagcagaattaAAAGCAATTGCAGAACATAGAGCTCTTGTG atgaaaaataaagaggaagaagaaagacaaagaaaaacagcgGCTAAAGAACAATTGCTAGCTATCTTGAAAGCAGACCAGATTTTCTGGGAgcatgaaaaggagaaaaaatggaaagctGATAAAGAACGTCGAGACGTTCAAGACGCCCTTATTCAGCAAATG GCCAAAAATAAGTTTAATGCACTGCAAGCAAAACAAGCAGAATTAGAGTATTGCAGAGTTACTGAAGCTCTTGTGGCTGAAAAGGAGAAGGAATTTCAGGATTATGGCAGAGAAGTAATTGAATCTGAGTCTGAATCAACAAGCAAATATATTTATCCTCTTGTAAAAGCTGTACAGGAAGGATCTGGAGGTGGTCGTGGACCAGTTTTTGTGGACAGAGGTGGATTAAGACCCAGCTATCAGGCAAATGATATCACTGGAGTCCAGCTCCCTTTTTATAGCTCTCAGGgatcaaaatataataattttcaaaagtctAAGGGAAGGCTAGGTTTTACATGGtag
- the CFAP210 gene encoding cilia- and flagella- associated protein 210 isoform X2 produces the protein MKEQKLEAKKKRDEEIEAERQILDVEEATHKQGERKKAIEYAKQYQFYQTERVKNFHSGLLLSRVMKERDAQIEFQKSKIKSDKKWEEQMKLNVEKAVKEEQEKAEKQRRDRVALAKDHLKQIKEHEEEKERRRREEEKDAEEIKRQNSLYEIEMKKKQEKKKEEINESRTLFFEHLNDKNIIKAVERQQQEEEDEKIRKFIKAKKCLIQMGKEKEAETHRLMEERRERINNFLSKLMKEKFDNEDLIIARDIAEAEAEWEKREREKNEKNKAELKAIAEHRALVMKNKEEEERQRKTAAKEQLLAILKADQIFWEHEKEKKWKADKERRDVQDALIQQMAKNKFNALQAKQAELEYCRVTEALVAEKEKEFQDYGREVIESESESTSKYIYPLVKAVQEGSGGGRGPVFVDRGGLRPSYQANDITGVQLPFYSSQGSKYNNFQKSKGRLGFTW, from the exons atgaaagaacagaaacttgaagccaaaaagaaacgtgatgaagaaatagaggcagaaagacaaattctTGATGTGGAAGAAGCAACACACAaacaaggagaaaggaaaaaggccaTTGAATATGCAAAGCAATATCAATTTTACCAGACAGAAAGAGTGAAAAACTTTCAT TCAGGACTTCTTCTTAGTAGAGTTATGAAAGAACGTGATGCACAGATTGAATtccaaaagagtaaaataaaatctgataaaAAATGGGAGGAACAAATGAAACTCAACGTTGAAAAAGCTGTTAAAGAAGagcaagaaaaagcagaaaaacaacgCAGAGATAGAGTGGCTCTTGCCAAAGATCATTTAAAACA aataaaggaacatgaagaggaaaaagaaagaaggagaagagaggaggaaaaggatgcTGAGGAAATAAAGCGACAGAATTCAttatatgaaatagaaatgaaaaaaaaacaagaaaagaaaaaagaagagatcaATGAAAGCAGGACACTGTTTTTT gaaCATTTGAATGATAAAAATATCATCAAAGCTGTAGAACGGCAGcaacaagaggaagaagatgaaaagattAGGAAATTTATCAAAGCAAAAAAGTGTCTTATacaaatggggaaagaaaaagaagctgaaaCACACAG GCTAATGGAGGAACggagagaaagaataaataacttCCTGAGTAAactaatgaaagagaaatttgacAATGAAGATTTGATTATTGCTAGAGATATTGCAGAAGCTGAGgctgaatgggaaaaaagagaaagagaaaagaatgaaaaaaacaaagcagaattaAAAGCAATTGCAGAACATAGAGCTCTTGTG atgaaaaataaagaggaagaagaaagacaaagaaaaacagcgGCTAAAGAACAATTGCTAGCTATCTTGAAAGCAGACCAGATTTTCTGGGAgcatgaaaaggagaaaaaatggaaagctGATAAAGAACGTCGAGACGTTCAAGACGCCCTTATTCAGCAAATG GCCAAAAATAAGTTTAATGCACTGCAAGCAAAACAAGCAGAATTAGAGTATTGCAGAGTTACTGAAGCTCTTGTGGCTGAAAAGGAGAAGGAATTTCAGGATTATGGCAGAGAAGTAATTGAATCTGAGTCTGAATCAACAAGCAAATATATTTATCCTCTTGTAAAAGCTGTACAGGAAGGATCTGGAGGTGGTCGTGGACCAGTTTTTGTGGACAGAGGTGGATTAAGACCCAGCTATCAGGCAAATGATATCACTGGAGTCCAGCTCCCTTTTTATAGCTCTCAGGgatcaaaatataataattttcaaaagtctAAGGGAAGGCTAGGTTTTACATGGtag